The Puntigrus tetrazona isolate hp1 unplaced genomic scaffold, ASM1883169v1 S000000283, whole genome shotgun sequence genome contains a region encoding:
- the lrit1b gene encoding leucine-rich repeat, immunoglobulin-like domain and transmembrane domain-containing protein 1b produces MCALGFWTFFASGRMFRVFALLLFCFPLLCSTCPAQCSCFYHKLSDGSKSRSVLCNDPDLAAIPNSFPSDTSKLRIEKTSISHVASESFHYLSSLEYLWISFNSLSSLSAESFRGLYTLDELRMDGNVLTSFPWECLMDMPNLRLLDLHNNKISSIPAEATIYIRNLTYLDLSSNSLSTVPAEVLTSWFSLKPPQDSENSKMILGLHDNPWQCDCRLFDLVQFQKLPSSSVAFIDSRLRCAEPESLSGVLFSDTELRKCQAPRVHTAVARVRSSIGNNVLLRCGTIGVPVPELSWSRADRKPMNASVQQEISKEGIIWSILSVPAVSYRDSGKYVCRATNFVGSADAIISLVISDTWQIDEAVAKKSHGKKNAGFGRAAYQEKLIARYVPPATSAAVPIIEPLNRPKATASIQIESYSISEGVSRAKGTAPPAVVSGAVSRAPELQKDVLSNLEANASSLQQGPERRVVRSVKVIGDTDHTVSLNWRAPTASNTTSFSVLYAVFGERDMRRINVGPGKNRITIEGLVPKTKYIACVCVKGLVPKKEQCVIFSTDEAASASGTQKLINVVVISVACVIAVPLTLIVCCGALKRRLQKLMGRKSKDIQDSYVTFETLSPGNKAKGLEGEYLSRLNPDESNRLLSARSSVDSEATARTEGQPNEYFC; encoded by the exons ATGTGCGCTCTGGGCTTCTGGACTTTTTTTGCGTCTGGCCGCATGTTTCGGGTTTTTGCGCTGCTGCTGTTCTGCTTTCCGTTGCTTTGCAGCACTTGTCCTGCTCAATGCAGCTGCTTCTACCACAAACTGAGTGACGGATCGAAGTCAAG GAGCGTCTTGTGCAACGATCCCGACCTCGCCGCCATCCCAAACAGCTTTCCCTCGGACACTTCCAAACTCCGCATCGAGAAAACGTCCATCAGCCACGTCGCCAGCGAATCCTTTCATTACCTCAGCAGTCTGGAGTACCTCTGGATATCCTTCAACTCGCTCTCCTCCCTCAGCGCAGAGAGCTTCCGAGGACTTTACACCTTGGATGAATTACGAATGGATGGGAATGTTCTCACTTCTTTTCCGTGGGAATGTTTGATGGACATGCCGAACCTTCGGCTCCTGGATTtgcacaacaacaaaatcagTAGCATCCCCGCTGAAGCAACCATCTACATCAGAAACTTGACCTACCTGGATCTGTCCAGCAACAGTCTGAGCACCGTTCCAGCTGAAGTTCTTACTTCATGGTTCTCTCTGAAACCTCCTCAGGATTCAGAGAATTCCAAAATGATACTGG GTCTGCATGACAATCCCTGGCAGTGCGACTGTCGTCTCTTTGACTTGGTGCAGTTCCAAAAGTTACCTTCCTCGTCAGTGGCGTTCATTGATTCTCGTCTACGCTGTGCCGAGCCGGAAAGTCTGTCGGGAGTGCTCTTCTCTGACACCGAGCTCCGTAAGTGTCAGGCTCCCCGCGTTCACACAGCCGTGGCGAGGGTCCGCAGCTCCATAGGAAACAATGTCCTGCTCCGCTGTGGGACTATCGGTGTCCCCGTCCCCGAGCTGTCCTGGAGCCGTGCGGACCGCAAGCCCATGAACGCCTCCG TTCAGCAGGAAATCTCTAAAGAGGGCATCATCTGGTCCATTCTCAGCGTTCCTGCTGTGTCATACAGGGATTCAGGCAAATACGTTTGCAGAGCTACTAACTTTGTCGGAAGTGCAGATGCCATTATCTCACTTGTCATTTCTGATACGTGGCAAATCGACGAAGCTGTCGCCAAGAAAAGTCACGGGAAGAAGAATGCTGGCTTCGGCCGAGCGGCGTATCAAGAAAAGCTCATCGCCAGGTACGTGCCTCCGGCCACATCCGCCGCGGTGCCCATCATCGAGCCCCTGAACAGACCCAAAGCCACGGCCTCCATCCAGATCGAAAGCTACAGCATTTCTGAAGGCGTTTCCAGAGCAAAGGGCACGGCGCCGCCTGCAGTGGTCTCCGGAGCGGTCAGCAGAGCGCCAGAGCTTCAGAAGGACGTCTTGAGTAACTTGGAGGCGAATGCGTCGTCTCTGCAGCAGGGCCCGGAGCGCAGAGTTGTTCGCTCAGTCAAAGTGATCGGAGACACGGACCACACAGTGTCGCTGAACTGGCGGGCTCCCACTGCCTCCAACACCACGTCCTTCAGCGTTCTGTACGCCGTCTTCGGGGAGCGTGACATGCGCCGCATCAACGTCGGCCCGGGCAAGAACCGCATCACCATCGAAGGCCTGGTACCCAAAACTAAGTACATCGCCTGCGTGTGCGTGAAGGGCCTCGTACCCAAGAAAGAGCAGTGTGTCATCTTCTCCACGGACGAGGCGGCCAGCGCCAGCGGCACACAGAAGCTCATTAACGTGGTGGTGATCTCAGTGGCCTGCGTGATCGCCGTTCCTCTGACGCTCATCGTCTGCTGTGGAGCACTGAAGCGCAGGCTGCAGAAACTGATGGGCCGGAAGTCCAAAGACATTCAAGACTCGTACGTGACCTTTGAGACTCTGTCTCCTGGCAACAAAGCCAAAGGGCTGGAGGGGGAATATCTGAGTAGACTCAACCCAGACGAGTCCAACCGGCTGCTGTCGGCCCGCTCCAGCGTCGACTCGGAGGCCACAGCCAGAACCGAGGGCCAGCCCAACGAGTACTTCTGCTGA